Proteins encoded by one window of Chondromyces crocatus:
- a CDS encoding HAD-IC family P-type ATPase, with the protein MAETRARGPAVDPLPCSGCGKLIDPLRAGQVAIFDLRFHYFCTSHCRFAFLGEPVPQLAPLHPRALRGDEPRASAPSFPELPVASPRPTIAAAPLDEAVRERTTDERPSLDRISIERVSGHRFDPPARPTELDAPIIDAFPPVPLDQSLPEPPVVDDDRALLEPLGQTILDAGGTAIVPFGDESLRHEPEPRDVGALLLVLAIVAGALAVALALAGEATIVIGARIVLAAVSAGMLVGRAATTPREATDPHPAAILTPVLTGLVVAAWALVGVDRSLAAEAASLAGVIATASAVSAWLIESARQRIAAERAWIASVLSVPGRRPIDDPGAETAKEEVWDLRPGEQVQVEPGEIVPVDLTILSGDVEVLPWIGATTPVRRRAGDPVIAGSTVIRGRLRGACTWSGMDRAIARVLLDPRRRADALAPIAHASRALTERWAFAAAAIGALSAFVAGRSPVEIAMVAVAVLAALTTAVTAAITSVHVARGILLALRRGIIYKSADAWDRAGRVTVAVFCARGTLLLGEPELAELEATGSKLDIEGILALAAGAERTEEHPVATAIVRAARSRGVRPDGVRNLSSFPGLGVTAVTSAGEELCVGSRALLLEQRVSIAAAEERIAELEALGRTVVLIAVGSRLVGLIGLQDGLRPGARAAIQHLLDAQIEPVLMSGDARETCEAIGRSLDIDHIRPEILPAHRGAEVRRLIDAGMSVSVLGHASADDAALAAADVSVALGAAGSTPGDFAIALASDDVRDAALSVALAHRTRLEARVGLSLSVVPALLGAGVVAVGLLPPAYAPIASLLGGIVTVVHARALDAKS; encoded by the coding sequence TTGGCCGAAACGCGCGCTAGAGGACCCGCCGTCGATCCCCTCCCCTGCTCGGGCTGCGGCAAGCTCATCGATCCGCTCCGGGCCGGACAGGTCGCGATCTTCGATCTCCGGTTCCATTACTTCTGCACCAGCCACTGCCGCTTCGCCTTCCTCGGCGAGCCGGTGCCGCAGCTCGCGCCGCTCCATCCCCGCGCGCTCCGTGGTGATGAGCCACGCGCCAGCGCGCCCTCCTTCCCGGAGCTGCCCGTCGCCTCTCCCCGGCCGACGATCGCCGCGGCTCCGCTGGACGAAGCGGTCCGCGAGCGCACCACCGACGAGCGCCCATCGCTCGATCGCATCTCCATCGAGCGTGTCTCCGGGCACCGCTTCGATCCCCCCGCGCGCCCTACCGAACTCGACGCACCCATCATCGACGCCTTCCCGCCGGTCCCTCTGGATCAGAGCTTGCCCGAGCCGCCGGTGGTCGACGACGACCGGGCCCTGCTCGAACCGCTCGGTCAGACGATCCTCGACGCGGGCGGCACGGCGATCGTTCCGTTCGGGGACGAGTCCCTGCGCCATGAGCCCGAGCCTCGTGACGTCGGCGCCCTCCTCCTCGTGCTCGCGATCGTCGCCGGTGCCCTCGCCGTGGCGCTCGCGCTCGCCGGAGAGGCGACCATCGTCATCGGCGCGCGCATCGTCCTCGCCGCGGTGAGCGCCGGCATGCTCGTCGGTCGCGCCGCCACCACGCCACGCGAAGCGACCGATCCTCACCCCGCGGCCATCCTCACGCCCGTGCTCACCGGGCTCGTCGTCGCCGCCTGGGCGCTCGTCGGCGTCGACCGGTCTCTCGCGGCCGAGGCGGCCTCGCTCGCTGGCGTCATCGCCACGGCCAGCGCCGTCAGCGCCTGGCTCATCGAGAGCGCGCGACAGCGCATCGCCGCCGAGCGCGCCTGGATCGCCAGCGTCCTCTCCGTCCCAGGACGCCGCCCCATCGACGACCCAGGTGCAGAGACGGCCAAGGAAGAGGTCTGGGATCTCCGCCCCGGCGAGCAAGTCCAGGTCGAGCCAGGCGAGATCGTCCCCGTGGATCTCACCATTCTTTCGGGCGACGTCGAGGTGCTGCCCTGGATCGGCGCGACGACACCCGTGCGCAGGCGCGCCGGGGATCCGGTGATCGCGGGCTCCACCGTCATCCGTGGCAGGCTGCGCGGCGCGTGCACCTGGTCCGGCATGGACCGCGCCATCGCGCGTGTCCTGCTCGATCCACGAAGGCGCGCCGACGCGCTTGCACCGATCGCACACGCATCTCGCGCGCTCACCGAGCGCTGGGCTTTCGCGGCCGCGGCCATCGGCGCGCTCTCCGCGTTCGTCGCTGGACGCAGCCCCGTCGAGATTGCCATGGTCGCGGTGGCCGTCCTCGCGGCGCTCACCACCGCGGTCACCGCAGCGATCACCTCGGTCCATGTCGCGCGCGGCATCCTCCTCGCGCTGCGACGAGGCATCATCTACAAGAGCGCCGACGCGTGGGATCGCGCCGGGCGCGTCACCGTCGCCGTCTTCTGTGCGCGCGGTACGCTCCTCCTCGGTGAGCCGGAACTCGCCGAGCTCGAAGCGACCGGCAGCAAGCTCGACATCGAAGGCATCCTCGCGCTCGCCGCCGGCGCCGAGCGCACCGAGGAGCACCCGGTGGCGACCGCCATCGTCCGCGCTGCGCGGAGCCGAGGCGTGCGACCGGATGGCGTCCGCAACCTGAGCAGCTTCCCGGGGCTGGGCGTCACGGCGGTCACGTCGGCGGGCGAGGAGCTGTGCGTCGGCAGCCGCGCGCTGCTGCTCGAGCAGCGCGTGTCGATCGCTGCCGCGGAAGAGCGAATCGCCGAGCTGGAAGCCCTCGGTCGTACGGTGGTCCTCATCGCCGTCGGCAGTCGCCTCGTGGGGCTCATCGGCCTCCAGGACGGCCTGCGTCCTGGCGCGCGCGCCGCGATCCAGCACCTGCTCGACGCGCAGATCGAGCCGGTGCTGATGTCCGGCGATGCACGCGAGACCTGCGAGGCCATCGGTCGCTCCCTCGACATCGACCACATCCGTCCCGAGATCCTGCCTGCGCACCGCGGGGCAGAGGTGCGTCGCCTCATCGATGCCGGCATGAGCGTCTCGGTGCTCGGTCATGCGAGCGCCGACGACGCCGCGCTCGCAGCCGCCGATGTCTCGGTGGCCCTCGGCGCTGCTGGCTCCACGCCTGGCGACTTCGCCATCGCGCTCGCGTCTGACGACGTCCGTGACGCCGCTCTCTCGGTGGCCCTCGCGCATCGCACCCGACTCGAAGCGCGCGTCGGGCTGTCGCTCTCGGTCGTGCCCGCGCTCCTCGGAGCCGGCGTGGTCGCGGTCGGGCTCTTGCCTCCCGCGTACGCCCCGATTGCATCGCTCCTCGGCGGGATCGTCACCGTCGTCCATGCCCGCGCGCTCGACGCCAAGAGCTGA
- a CDS encoding Fur family transcriptional regulator, which translates to MVVAPNEERGAHVDPAALEALRTRLQTYMVKKGLRSTAQRRLIIDTFFEGAPHMTIEDLLQKVRNHDRGIGYATVYRTLKLLAECGVASERRFGDGLSRYELADEASAHHDHLICLRCGKIIEFEEPRIEQLQDEIAEKYGFLITSHKHEMYGHCADCQRARKESGEDLDELDE; encoded by the coding sequence ATGGTCGTTGCACCGAACGAGGAGCGGGGAGCCCACGTCGATCCGGCCGCCCTCGAGGCGCTGCGTACGCGGTTGCAGACGTACATGGTGAAGAAGGGGCTGCGTTCGACCGCGCAACGTCGCCTGATCATCGACACGTTCTTCGAGGGGGCGCCCCACATGACCATCGAAGATCTGCTCCAGAAGGTGCGGAACCACGATCGGGGCATCGGCTACGCGACGGTGTACCGGACGCTGAAGCTGCTCGCGGAGTGCGGGGTCGCTTCCGAGCGTCGGTTCGGTGACGGGCTGAGTCGTTACGAGCTGGCCGACGAGGCGAGCGCGCACCACGACCACCTGATCTGCTTGCGGTGTGGGAAGATCATCGAGTTCGAGGAGCCGCGGATCGAGCAGCTCCAGGACGAGATCGCCGAGAAGTACGGTTTCCTGATCACCTCGCACAAGCACGAGATGTACGGGCACTGTGCGGACTGTCAGCGCGCCCGGAAAGAGTCCGGCGAAGACCTCGACGAGCTGGACGAGTAG
- a CDS encoding extensin family protein: MRGRLVFVIAAVVAVLVSAFPVSGKPKVRYREGWAEHPWARYAAMAGPQCVATLRQRGVRALAVEDAPGVLSPVRLPEGAGGVLYRTRAPAHVRARHPGEVMDCRLALALQDFSAILRAHGIREVEIASAFRPRRARSPLGLHEHLLRHEGGLAVDVLRFGVGTEEGNERPSGSASDDGRPSGSASGHGTSVHETSGRGTSHRGTSGGGGRAWLDVEHDFGGVIGAPVCGAGQNALTPAGKTLRAIVCEAASRHLFTSILTPNYDRAHKNHLHLEVTPGVQWELLR, from the coding sequence ATGAGGGGACGCCTCGTTTTCGTCATCGCTGCGGTTGTGGCCGTCCTCGTCAGCGCCTTCCCTGTCTCGGGGAAACCCAAGGTGCGCTACCGAGAGGGCTGGGCCGAGCATCCCTGGGCGCGGTACGCAGCGATGGCGGGGCCGCAGTGTGTGGCCACCTTGAGGCAGCGCGGTGTGCGCGCGCTCGCTGTCGAGGACGCGCCCGGTGTGCTCTCGCCCGTGCGGCTGCCCGAGGGGGCGGGCGGCGTGCTCTACCGGACGAGGGCGCCTGCGCATGTGCGTGCTCGTCACCCTGGTGAGGTGATGGACTGTCGCCTGGCGCTGGCATTGCAGGATTTCAGCGCCATCCTGCGAGCGCACGGCATCCGAGAGGTGGAGATCGCGTCGGCCTTTCGTCCACGCCGAGCCCGGAGCCCCCTGGGGCTGCACGAGCACCTGCTGCGGCACGAAGGCGGGTTGGCCGTGGATGTCCTGCGGTTCGGTGTCGGGACGGAAGAAGGCAACGAGAGGCCGAGCGGCAGCGCGTCGGACGACGGGAGGCCGAGCGGCAGCGCGTCGGGCCATGGGACCTCGGTCCACGAGACCTCGGGCCGTGGGACGTCGCATCGGGGGACGTCGGGGGGTGGAGGGCGAGCGTGGCTCGACGTGGAGCACGATTTCGGCGGGGTGATCGGGGCGCCGGTCTGCGGTGCGGGGCAGAATGCGCTCACTCCAGCGGGAAAAACGCTGCGGGCCATCGTTTGTGAGGCGGCCTCGCGCCACCTGTTCACCTCGATCCTCACCCCCAACTACGATCGAGCGCACAAAAACCACCTGCATCTCGAGGTGACGCCAGGCGTCCAATGGGAGCTCCTTCGTTAA
- the hrcA gene encoding heat-inducible transcriptional repressor HrcA gives MSDLSKHDLSVRARKILLAAVTEFISTGMPVGSRTLARRYGLDLSAASIRNVLADLEEAGYLQQPHTSAGRVPTDSALRMFIDTLLEVRAVQPQQQAELGARFQEIYSHASDPLRETGRYLSELSGAAAVIAAPSTAVRALSTLRFIATRPNQLLAVLVFADGTVENRFIVIDAPVSEEELSRMHNLLADVIGGRTLGEVRDIFARRLADERHELDTLRRRAFELGQLATADMVRRGEVVIEGQNRLLDLPEYADVERLKMLMKALEEREEILDLLDRTLAAGSGAIAVFVGSEAGMAGGQLSVVAAPYTENGRIAGTVGVIGPTRMDYARVMPLVDATAAAVSEARARLPR, from the coding sequence ATGAGTGACCTGTCGAAGCATGACCTGTCGGTCCGCGCGCGTAAGATTCTCCTCGCTGCGGTGACCGAGTTCATCTCGACGGGCATGCCCGTGGGGAGCAGGACGCTGGCGCGCCGCTACGGGCTGGATCTCTCGGCAGCGTCGATCAGGAACGTCCTCGCCGATCTCGAGGAGGCGGGCTACCTGCAGCAACCCCACACCTCGGCAGGCCGCGTCCCCACCGACAGCGCGCTCCGGATGTTCATCGACACGCTGCTCGAGGTGCGCGCGGTGCAGCCGCAGCAGCAGGCCGAACTCGGGGCGCGCTTCCAGGAGATCTACAGCCACGCCAGCGACCCCCTCCGCGAGACCGGGCGTTACCTCTCCGAACTCTCCGGCGCCGCCGCCGTGATCGCCGCACCGAGCACCGCCGTGCGCGCGCTCTCCACGCTGCGCTTCATCGCCACGCGCCCGAACCAGCTCCTCGCCGTCCTCGTCTTCGCGGACGGGACCGTGGAGAACCGCTTCATCGTCATCGACGCACCGGTGAGCGAGGAGGAGCTGTCGCGCATGCACAACCTCCTCGCCGACGTCATCGGAGGGCGCACGCTCGGCGAGGTCCGCGACATCTTCGCCCGTCGCCTCGCCGACGAACGCCACGAGCTGGATACCCTGCGGCGACGGGCCTTCGAGCTGGGTCAGCTCGCGACCGCGGACATGGTCCGGCGCGGCGAGGTCGTCATCGAGGGACAGAACCGCCTCCTCGATCTGCCGGAGTACGCGGACGTGGAACGCTTGAAGATGCTCATGAAGGCGCTGGAGGAGCGCGAAGAGATCCTCGACCTGCTGGATCGCACCCTTGCCGCGGGCAGCGGCGCCATCGCCGTCTTCGTCGGAAGCGAGGCCGGGATGGCCGGAGGACAGCTCAGCGTGGTCGCGGCTCCTTACACGGAGAACGGTCGCATCGCGGGCACGGTCGGCGTGATCGGGCCGACGCGCATGGACTACGCGCGGGTGATGCCCCTCGTCGACGCGACCGCTGCCGCCGTGAGCGAAGCCCGAGCGCGGCTGCCGCGCTGA
- a CDS encoding RluA family pseudouridine synthase — protein MRRRPSDRSHKVTPDETFPAGEKAEETFPAGEKAEEAEAVPEPLGGPTEAAEKLPGAPRDPEAPLRDGEWVVPRELGGKPLDGAVRSLLGVTWAEARRLVASGKIRVGEAVVTDARRLVGRGSTLSLRLRAPRPETTRRKQAEGELLVHVDAAVVVVNKPAGISTVPFGDEPSEEMTLDALVRDVLSHRDHIRGRAPLGVVHRLDKGTSGLLVFGRTVAAKQHLSQQLRQHTTHRRYLAIAHGVVRSGTVKSYLVENRGDGLRGSASRGMREGQVAVTHVEALEVLPGGATLVACRLETGRTHQIRIHLAERGNPIVGEQVYVRDYPGEKLLAPRPMLHAAELGFVHPSTGRAMRFDIPPPPDFVKVLERLRRAGTGGTGTG, from the coding sequence ATGCGCCGACGACCTTCCGATCGCTCCCACAAGGTGACCCCTGATGAGACCTTCCCCGCCGGGGAGAAGGCCGAGGAGACCTTCCCCGCCGGGGAGAAGGCCGAGGAGGCCGAGGCGGTGCCTGAGCCGCTCGGTGGACCCACCGAGGCCGCCGAAAAGTTGCCCGGCGCGCCCCGGGATCCGGAGGCCCCCTTGCGGGATGGGGAGTGGGTCGTGCCCAGGGAGCTCGGAGGCAAGCCGCTGGACGGCGCCGTGCGCTCGCTGCTCGGGGTGACCTGGGCAGAGGCGCGGCGGCTGGTCGCGTCCGGCAAGATCCGGGTCGGCGAGGCGGTGGTCACGGACGCGCGACGCCTCGTCGGCCGGGGGTCCACGCTGTCGCTCCGGCTGCGGGCGCCGCGTCCCGAGACGACGCGCCGGAAGCAGGCCGAAGGGGAACTCTTGGTCCATGTGGACGCGGCGGTGGTGGTGGTGAACAAGCCCGCCGGCATCAGCACCGTGCCCTTCGGCGACGAACCTTCCGAGGAGATGACGCTGGACGCGCTGGTGCGCGACGTGCTGTCCCATCGGGATCACATCCGCGGCCGCGCGCCGCTCGGCGTGGTGCACCGCCTGGACAAAGGTACCAGTGGGCTGCTGGTCTTCGGGCGGACGGTGGCCGCGAAGCAGCACCTGAGCCAGCAGCTCCGCCAGCACACCACCCACCGGCGCTACCTGGCCATCGCGCACGGCGTGGTGCGGTCGGGCACGGTGAAGTCGTACCTCGTCGAGAACCGAGGCGACGGCCTGCGGGGGTCGGCGTCGCGAGGGATGCGCGAAGGGCAGGTGGCGGTGACCCACGTCGAAGCCCTGGAGGTGCTGCCCGGAGGCGCGACGCTGGTGGCCTGCCGGCTGGAGACCGGAAGGACACACCAGATCCGGATCCACCTTGCCGAGCGCGGCAATCCGATCGTGGGGGAGCAGGTCTACGTGCGGGACTACCCCGGGGAGAAACTCCTCGCACCGCGCCCGATGCTGCACGCCGCGGAGCTCGGCTTCGTGCATCCGTCGACGGGGCGCGCGATGCGCTTCGACATCCCGCCTCCCCCGGACTTCGTGAAGGTCCTCGAGCGGCTGCGCAGGGCAGGGACGGGAGGGACGGGGACGGGCTGA
- a CDS encoding response regulator — MPSTVLAVDDSVTLRKVLEITFAGPEFRVVTANSPDAALQKLKSDKPDVVIADVSLEPKNGYDLCKAIKQASPGTPVLILSSKQNPFDQGKASAAQADDHIDKPFDTQMMIDKVKKLLGSKGEAKPAAAAPAEAPARAPAAAPAAAVAQARSPAAAPAASPGAGATPGSPLARAKTLIYTAGAGTPAPAAQPAQAPAARTAPAAAAAQAPARQAAPAAAAVAAPVAAVAASLAGNGQLTSRLEGLGLTPAQVDAVAAISRDVVERVVWEVVPVLAETIIKEEIARLTK, encoded by the coding sequence GTGCCCAGCACCGTCCTCGCCGTCGACGACAGCGTGACCCTTCGCAAAGTGCTCGAAATCACCTTTGCGGGCCCCGAGTTTCGCGTCGTCACGGCGAACAGCCCCGACGCCGCGCTTCAGAAACTGAAGAGCGACAAGCCCGACGTGGTCATCGCCGACGTCTCCCTGGAGCCGAAGAACGGCTACGACCTCTGCAAGGCCATCAAGCAAGCCTCTCCAGGGACCCCGGTCCTGATTCTCTCGTCCAAGCAGAACCCGTTCGATCAAGGCAAAGCATCGGCGGCGCAGGCCGACGATCACATCGACAAGCCCTTCGACACGCAGATGATGATCGACAAGGTCAAGAAGCTGCTGGGCTCGAAGGGCGAGGCCAAGCCCGCTGCCGCCGCGCCTGCCGAGGCGCCGGCCCGGGCTCCGGCAGCCGCTCCGGCGGCCGCCGTGGCGCAAGCGCGTAGCCCGGCCGCCGCTCCGGCGGCTTCTCCGGGTGCGGGTGCGACGCCCGGGAGCCCCCTGGCCCGCGCGAAGACCCTCATCTACACGGCAGGCGCAGGAACGCCGGCGCCTGCGGCCCAGCCTGCACAGGCTCCTGCAGCAAGGACGGCTCCGGCAGCCGCAGCCGCTCAGGCCCCGGCGCGCCAGGCCGCTCCCGCAGCCGCCGCCGTGGCAGCACCGGTCGCCGCCGTCGCCGCCTCGCTCGCTGGAAATGGTCAGCTCACCTCGCGGCTCGAAGGGCTCGGCCTCACGCCTGCCCAGGTCGATGCCGTCGCTGCCATCTCGCGCGACGTGGTCGAGCGGGTCGTCTGGGAGGTCGTCCCCGTCCTCGCCGAGACGATCATCAAGGAAGAGATCGCGCGGCTCACCAAGTAG
- a CDS encoding valine--tRNA ligase translates to MSTDLAKAYEPKDVETRWYAYWTENDVFAASDAPDDDRPVYVLPMPPPNVTGSLHMGHALFCTIEDILTRYHRMTGHNTLWQPGTDHAGIATQTVVERLLKREGTDRHALGREKFIERVWQWRTEAGDRILQQQRVLGVSADWKRSKFTMDPDLSRAVREAFVRLHREGLIYRDTKLIHWDCEARTVLSNLEVENEPANGELFEFAYPLEDGSGEIVVATTRPETMLGDTGVAIHPDDERYKALHGKRVRHPFVDRLIPIVTDAELVDPKFGTGAVKVTPAHDFNDFATGKRHDLEIISILNHDGTINEIGGQFAGMDRFVARKAVKKALEEKGLARGAKPHQLMLPRSERNGSIVEPMISTQWFVKTAPLAEPALAAVREGKTKIIPEEWSKTYEHWMSNILDWCISRQLWWGHRIPAFYCGACEHITVTTDESPAACEGCGSKEIRQDDDVLDTWFSSGLWPFSTLGWPNDTLALKRFYPASDLETGYDILFFWVARMMMMGIHFMGEPPFKRILLHGLVVDETGDKMGKLKGNVIDPLDLIHGASFDQVVEKALPGAPIQDSLKKFKKAYPSASQMGEGFAAYGADALRFTLATYSPQAKRIPLSPKKIEGYRNFCNKIWNATRYALPYLEGAKVGTTAPKATLLANRWILSRLAAVTAATRTGIDEFRLDDASLGLYHFFWGELCDWFLEFTKPVFADKASEAAAETRDVLAYTLEATLRLLHPFVPFITEELWHRLPRPESPPIALALARFPDETVAPRDLAAEREVSVLQAVIGAARSVRSEHGIHPGAEVRVTLRTDDAELRALLTAGLTDIRTLVKTAGDPAITAREAERPRGAVMSVAAGVQVLVDLRGHVEGSKEAARVEREIKKTEKDIAALEKKLSLPSFADKAPPEVVAESRTQLAELRDKRAHLEEAKGIAAELD, encoded by the coding sequence ATGAGCACTGATCTCGCAAAAGCCTACGAGCCCAAGGACGTCGAAACCCGCTGGTACGCCTACTGGACGGAGAACGACGTCTTCGCCGCCAGCGACGCCCCGGACGACGATCGCCCGGTCTACGTCCTGCCCATGCCGCCGCCGAACGTCACCGGCTCGCTGCACATGGGGCACGCCCTCTTCTGCACCATCGAGGACATCCTCACGCGCTACCACCGGATGACGGGGCACAACACGCTCTGGCAACCGGGAACGGATCACGCCGGCATCGCCACCCAGACCGTCGTCGAGCGCTTGCTCAAACGAGAGGGCACGGACCGGCACGCGCTCGGTCGCGAAAAATTCATCGAACGCGTGTGGCAGTGGCGGACCGAGGCAGGGGATCGGATCCTCCAGCAGCAGCGCGTCCTCGGCGTGAGCGCCGACTGGAAACGGTCGAAGTTCACGATGGATCCGGATCTGTCGCGCGCCGTGCGCGAGGCGTTCGTGCGCTTGCACCGTGAAGGCCTCATCTACCGCGACACGAAGCTCATTCACTGGGACTGCGAGGCGCGGACGGTGCTCTCGAACCTCGAGGTCGAGAACGAGCCGGCGAACGGGGAACTGTTCGAGTTCGCGTATCCACTCGAGGACGGCTCTGGCGAGATCGTCGTCGCCACGACACGCCCCGAGACGATGCTCGGTGACACCGGCGTCGCGATCCACCCCGACGACGAGCGCTACAAGGCGCTGCACGGCAAGCGCGTGCGGCACCCCTTCGTCGACCGGCTGATCCCGATCGTCACCGACGCCGAGCTGGTCGACCCGAAGTTCGGCACGGGCGCAGTGAAGGTGACGCCCGCGCACGACTTCAACGACTTCGCGACGGGCAAGCGACACGACCTGGAGATCATCTCCATCCTGAACCACGACGGAACGATCAACGAGATCGGTGGACAGTTCGCCGGGATGGACCGCTTCGTCGCCCGCAAGGCGGTGAAGAAGGCGCTCGAAGAGAAGGGGCTCGCCCGTGGCGCGAAGCCGCACCAGCTCATGCTGCCGCGCAGCGAGCGCAACGGCTCCATCGTCGAGCCGATGATCTCCACGCAGTGGTTCGTGAAGACGGCCCCCCTCGCCGAGCCCGCGCTCGCCGCCGTCCGCGAGGGCAAGACCAAGATCATCCCTGAGGAGTGGTCGAAGACGTACGAGCACTGGATGTCGAACATCCTCGACTGGTGCATCTCGCGGCAGCTCTGGTGGGGTCACCGCATCCCCGCGTTCTACTGCGGCGCCTGCGAGCACATCACCGTCACCACGGACGAGTCGCCCGCGGCGTGCGAGGGGTGTGGGTCCAAGGAGATCCGCCAGGACGACGACGTGCTCGACACCTGGTTCTCGTCGGGCCTGTGGCCCTTCTCGACGCTCGGCTGGCCGAACGACACGCTCGCGCTCAAGAGGTTCTATCCGGCCAGCGATCTGGAGACCGGCTACGACATCCTGTTCTTCTGGGTCGCGCGGATGATGATGATGGGGATCCACTTCATGGGGGAGCCCCCCTTCAAGCGGATCCTGCTCCATGGGCTCGTCGTCGACGAGACGGGCGACAAGATGGGCAAGCTGAAGGGGAACGTCATCGATCCCCTCGACCTGATCCACGGCGCGTCCTTCGATCAGGTCGTGGAGAAGGCGCTGCCCGGCGCGCCGATCCAGGACTCGCTCAAGAAGTTCAAGAAGGCGTACCCCTCTGCCTCGCAGATGGGAGAGGGCTTCGCGGCCTACGGTGCGGACGCGCTCCGGTTCACGCTCGCCACCTACTCGCCCCAGGCGAAGCGCATCCCGCTCTCGCCGAAGAAGATCGAGGGCTACCGGAACTTCTGCAACAAGATCTGGAACGCGACGCGGTACGCGCTGCCGTACCTGGAGGGCGCCAAGGTCGGCACGACGGCGCCCAAGGCCACGCTGCTCGCGAACCGCTGGATCCTCTCGCGCCTCGCCGCGGTCACGGCGGCGACGCGCACGGGCATCGACGAGTTCCGCCTGGATGATGCGAGCCTCGGGCTCTACCACTTCTTCTGGGGCGAGCTGTGCGACTGGTTCCTCGAGTTCACGAAGCCGGTGTTCGCCGACAAGGCGAGCGAGGCCGCAGCGGAGACGCGGGACGTGCTCGCGTACACGCTGGAAGCGACGCTGCGCTTGCTGCACCCGTTCGTTCCATTCATCACCGAGGAGCTGTGGCACCGGCTGCCGCGCCCGGAGTCGCCCCCGATCGCGCTGGCGCTCGCGCGCTTCCCCGACGAGACGGTGGCGCCGCGCGATCTCGCGGCCGAGCGAGAGGTCAGCGTGCTGCAAGCGGTGATCGGCGCGGCGCGCAGCGTGCGCAGCGAGCACGGGATCCACCCCGGCGCCGAGGTGCGCGTCACGCTGCGGACCGACGACGCCGAGCTGCGCGCCTTGCTGACGGCAGGGCTCACCGACATCCGCACCCTCGTGAAGACCGCCGGGGATCCGGCGATCACCGCGCGTGAGGCGGAGCGTCCGCGGGGCGCCGTGATGAGCGTGGCCGCCGGCGTGCAGGTGCTCGTCGATCTGCGCGGGCACGTCGAGGGC